The genomic region TGCCGAAGTCCCACATCAGCCCGCCCCCGCTGTGCGCGTCGTCCATGACGGCGGTGAAGGCGGTGACGAAACGGTCGACGTCCGGCTCCCCGATGACCAGCGGCGGGATCAGCTTGATCACCTCCAGGTGATCACCGGAGACCTGGGTGAGGATCCGGTGCTTCTGGAGCAGCGGCACGACCACCATCTGGGCGAAGAGCCCCTTGCGGGCGGCCTGCAGCATCGTCCATCGGCTGCGGAGCTTGAGGGAGGACGGCCGGCCGAACTCGATGCCGATCATCAGGCCCCGGCCGCGCACCTCGTGCAGCAGCTCGTAGCGGCCGACGAGCGCGGCCAGCCGCTCGCGCAGAAGGTCACCGGTGCGGCGGGCGTTCGCGACGGTCTCCTCCTGCTCCATGACCGCGAGGACTGCGAGCCCGGCCGCCATGGCCTGGGCATTGGACCCGAAGCTCGCGGAATGGACGAGGACCCGGTCCATGGAGGAGTAGACGCGCTTGAAGATCCAGTCCTTGCCGAGCGTCGCCCCGACCGGGACGTACCCGCCGGAGAGCGCCTTGGCGACACAGAGCAGGTCGGGTTCGACGCCCTCCTCGTGCTGGTACGCGTAGAAGTCGCCGGTCCTGCCGAGCCCGGTCTGCACCTCGTCGGCGATGAGCACGGCCTTGTGCCGGTGCAGCAGCTCCTGTGCCTCGCGCAGGAAGCCGGGCGGTGCGGCGTGGACGCCCTTGCCCTGGATGGGCTCCACGACCAGCCCGGCCACGTCGCCGCGCCTCAGCTCGCGCCGCAGCGCGTCGAGGTCGCCGAGCGCGATCGCCGTGTCGGGCAGCAGGGGCGCGAACCCGTCGCGGAAGCCCTTCTCGCCGTTGACGGAGAGCGAGCCGGTGGTCAGTCCGTGGAAGGCGTGGTCGCAGTAGAGGATCCGGGGCTTCCCGGTGGCGTACCGCGCGAACTTCAGCGCGGTCTCCACCGCCTCCGTACCGCTGTTCCCGAAGAACACCCGGTCGAGGTGCGGGCTGTGCGCCAGCAGCTTCTCGGCCAGCAGCCCGGGCAGCGGCTGGCAGTCGAAGCGGGTGAGGTCGGCCAGGGAGGCGTCCAGGACGTCGTGGAGCGCCTTGCGTACGACGGGGTGGTGCCTGCCCAGCCCCATGACGCCGAAGCCGGCGAGCATGTCGAGGTAGTCGTTGCCCTCCGCGTCCCAGAAGTGTGCGCCCTCGGCCCGCTCGTAGACCTTGTCGAAGCCGAGGGTGTGGAGCATCCGCGGCAGCTGGTGGTTGAGATGCCGGGTGTGCAGCTCGTAGCGTTCGGCCCCCCGTTCCGCGAGGAGCCGCGTCAGGTCGAAACCCAGCTGTTCGTCCTTCATGCCCCGTTCTCCTTCGGCATGTTCCGCTCTCCCACTGCCGTGCGACGCTCCAGCGCCGCGCTGATGCTTCCGGCGATCTCCACCGGAGTGAGCCCGATCTCGGCGAGTACCTCGCCGCGCCCGGCGTGCGCGAGGAACTGCTCGGGAATGCCGAACGTCCGCAGCGGTACGTCGACGCCGGCGTCCCGCAGGGCCTGTCCGACGGCCCAGCCGACCCCGCCCGATCTGCTGTTGTCCTCGACGACCGCCACCATCCGGTGCTGCGCGGCGAGCGCGGGCAGCTGCTCGTCGACCGGTTTGACCCAGCGCGGGTCGACGACCGTGCAGCGGATTCCGGATCCGGCGAGCAGGTCGGCGGCCTGCAGGCAGGCGGGCGCGAGCACGCCGACGGCCACCAGCAGGACGTCCGGGTCGGGGGCCCGGTGCAGGACGTCCATCCCCCCGATCCTCCCTACGGCCGCGACCGGCTCCCCCACCGACTCCTTGGGGAACCGGACCACCGTGGGCGCGTCGTCGACGTCGACGGCCTCGCGCAGCTCCTCACGGAGCCGGTCGGCGTCGCGCGGGGCCGCGATCCGCAGACCCGGGACGACCTGGAGCACGGACATGTCCCACATGCCGTTGTGCGAGGGGCCGTCGGCCCCGGTGACGCCGGCCCGGTCCAGCACGAAGGTCACCCCGCACCGGTGGAGGGCCACGTCCATCAGCAACTGGTCGAAGGCCCGGTTGAGGAAGGTCGCGTAGACGGCGACGACCGGGTGCAGGCCCCCGGTGGCCAGCCCGGCTGCGGAGACCGCCGCATGCTGCTCGGCGATCCCGACGTCCCAGATCCGGTCGGGGAACTCCTCCGCGAAGCGGGTCAGCCCGACCGGATGCAGCATGGCCGCGGTGATCGCGACGACGTCCGGGCGCTCGGCCCCGATCTCCGCGATCTCGTCGCCGAAGACCGACGTCCAGGAAGGCGCGGCGGGCACGACGAGTGGTTCGCAGGTCAGCGGGTCCATCCTGCCGACGGTGTGGAAGCGGTCGGCGTCGTCGGCCAGGGCGGGCGCGAAGCCACGGCCCTTCTCGGTGATGCAGTGCACCAGCACCGGGCCGTGGAAGCGCTTTGCCCGGTGCAGCGCGGACTCGACCGCCGCGGTGTCGTGCCCGTCGACCGGGCCGACGTACTTGAGGCCCAGGTCCTCGAACATGCCCTGCGGCGCGAAGGTGTCCTTGAAGCCCTTCTTCGCACCGTGCAGCGACCCGTACAGCGGCTGTCCGATGACCGGCGTCTGCTGGAGCACCCCCTTGCCCCAGGACAGGAAACGCTCGTAGCCGTCGGTGGTGCGGAGGGTGGCGAGGTGGTCCGCGAGCCCGCCGATGGTGGGGGCGTACGAGCGCTCGTTGTCGTTCACGACGATGATCAGCGGGCGGTCCCCGGCGGCGGCGATGTTGTTGAGCGCCTCCCAGGCCATCCCGCCCGTGAGGGCCCCGTCGCCGATGACCGCCACGACATGACGCCCGCGCTCCAGCACCTCGTCGGCCTTGGCGAGGCCGTCGGCCCAGCCGAGCACGGTGGAGGCGTGGGAGTTCTCGATGACGTCGTGCTCGGACTCCTCGCGGGACGGGTAGCCGGAGAGGCCGCCCTTGCCGCGCAGCTTGGAGAAGTCCTGCCGCCCGGTCATCAGCTTGTGGACGTAACTCTGGTGCCCGGTGTCCCACAGGATCCGGTCCACCGGTGAGTCGAAGACCCGGTGCAGGGCGATGGTGAGTTCGACCACGCCGAGGTTGGGGCCGAGATGACCGCCCGTCCTCGTCACCGCCCGGATGAGGAACGCCCTGATCTCCTCGGCGAGTTCACCGAGTTCCGGTCGGCTCAGTGCCTTGAGATCCTGCGGCCCCTTGATGGATTCCAGCATCGTCACGCCCGGGCCCCTCTCTCTGCTCCTGCTATCGGCTCACGGTCACGGCGGGGGCCCCGCTGGGTGTCCCCGCCTCCTCCATACCCTCCGCGATCTTCATGGCCTCCTCGATGAGGGTCTCCACGATCTTCGACTCGGGAACGGTCTTGATGACCTCGCCCTTCACGAAGATCTGACCCTTGCCGTTGCCGGACGCCACACCCAGATCGGCCTCACGGGCCTCACCCGGACCGTTCACGACACAGCCCATCACCGCCACCCGCAGCGGGACCTCCATGCCCTCCAGACCCGCACTGACCTGGTCCGCGAGCTTGTACACATCCACCTGCGCACGCCCGCACGACGGACACGACACGATCTCCAGACGCCGCTGCTTCAGATTCAGCGCCTCCAGGATCTGCAGACCGACCTTGACCTCCTCCGCCGGAGGAGCCGACAGCGACACCCGGATCGTGTCCCCGATCCCCTCCGAGAGCAGCGCACCGAACGCCACCGCGGACTTGATCGTCCCCTGGAACGCCGGACCCGCCTCCGTCACACCCAGGTGCAGCGGATAGTCCGACTGCGCCGCCAGCTGACGGTAGGCGTTCACCATCACGACCGGGTCGTTGTGCTTCACCGAGATCTTGATGTCCCGGAAACCGTGCTCCTCGAACAGCGACGCCTCCCACAGCGCCGACTCCACGAGCGCCTCGGGCGTCGCCTTGCCGTACTTCTTCAGCAGCC from Streptomyces sp. QL37 harbors:
- the ispG gene encoding flavodoxin-dependent (E)-4-hydroxy-3-methylbut-2-enyl-diphosphate synthase, coding for MTEGEPVVLGLPELPARPLAVRRPSRRIQVGSVAVGGNAPVSVQSMTTTRTSDIGATLQQIAELTASGCQIVRVACPTQDDADALSTIAKKSQIPVIADIHFQPKYVFAAIDAGCAAVRVNPGNIKQFDDKVKEIAKAAGDAGTPIRIGVNAGSLDARLLKKYGKATPEALVESALWEASLFEEHGFRDIKISVKHNDPVVMVNAYRQLAAQSDYPLHLGVTEAGPAFQGTIKSAVAFGALLSEGIGDTIRVSLSAPPAEEVKVGLQILEALNLKQRRLEIVSCPSCGRAQVDVYKLADQVSAGLEGMEVPLRVAVMGCVVNGPGEAREADLGVASGNGKGQIFVKGEVIKTVPESKIVETLIEEAMKIAEGMEEAGTPSGAPAVTVSR
- a CDS encoding aspartate aminotransferase family protein, with translation MKDEQLGFDLTRLLAERGAERYELHTRHLNHQLPRMLHTLGFDKVYERAEGAHFWDAEGNDYLDMLAGFGVMGLGRHHPVVRKALHDVLDASLADLTRFDCQPLPGLLAEKLLAHSPHLDRVFFGNSGTEAVETALKFARYATGKPRILYCDHAFHGLTTGSLSVNGEKGFRDGFAPLLPDTAIALGDLDALRRELRRGDVAGLVVEPIQGKGVHAAPPGFLREAQELLHRHKAVLIADEVQTGLGRTGDFYAYQHEEGVEPDLLCVAKALSGGYVPVGATLGKDWIFKRVYSSMDRVLVHSASFGSNAQAMAAGLAVLAVMEQEETVANARRTGDLLRERLAALVGRYELLHEVRGRGLMIGIEFGRPSSLKLRSRWTMLQAARKGLFAQMVVVPLLQKHRILTQVSGDHLEVIKLIPPLVIGEPDVDRFVTAFTAVMDDAHSGGGLMWDFGRTLVKQAVANR
- the dxs gene encoding 1-deoxy-D-xylulose-5-phosphate synthase, whose protein sequence is MTMLESIKGPQDLKALSRPELGELAEEIRAFLIRAVTRTGGHLGPNLGVVELTIALHRVFDSPVDRILWDTGHQSYVHKLMTGRQDFSKLRGKGGLSGYPSREESEHDVIENSHASTVLGWADGLAKADEVLERGRHVVAVIGDGALTGGMAWEALNNIAAAGDRPLIIVVNDNERSYAPTIGGLADHLATLRTTDGYERFLSWGKGVLQQTPVIGQPLYGSLHGAKKGFKDTFAPQGMFEDLGLKYVGPVDGHDTAAVESALHRAKRFHGPVLVHCITEKGRGFAPALADDADRFHTVGRMDPLTCEPLVVPAAPSWTSVFGDEIAEIGAERPDVVAITAAMLHPVGLTRFAEEFPDRIWDVGIAEQHAAVSAAGLATGGLHPVVAVYATFLNRAFDQLLMDVALHRCGVTFVLDRAGVTGADGPSHNGMWDMSVLQVVPGLRIAAPRDADRLREELREAVDVDDAPTVVRFPKESVGEPVAAVGRIGGMDVLHRAPDPDVLLVAVGVLAPACLQAADLLAGSGIRCTVVDPRWVKPVDEQLPALAAQHRMVAVVEDNSRSGGVGWAVGQALRDAGVDVPLRTFGIPEQFLAHAGRGEVLAEIGLTPVEIAGSISAALERRTAVGERNMPKENGA